One Maribacter cobaltidurans genomic window carries:
- a CDS encoding IS110 family RNA-guided transposase, with protein sequence MNKYKETFGVDISKDVFDVHGSNIGHSQYKNDETGFRKYLKELPQGSLVVMEATGYYHYRLAQFLYKNGVIVSVVNPLSIKRFIQMKLAKVKTDKSDAKAICEYALSNDVPLYNSLTDTQSECLQLFRLLDTYLKQRTATKNKIHGEAVLGIPSKFVHRSLVRNKKQLDKEVIAIESKILSLVKEDQQEQLTLITSIPGIGQKTALFLIVVTDGFSKFENASQLCSYVGITPTIRESGSSVRGRARISKVGNRKLRNLLFLCSFTACKHNKACKEVYERIVNKGKSKKLALIAVANKLLKQSFAIARSGLPYDEGFVSVLTRR encoded by the coding sequence ATGAATAAATATAAAGAAACTTTTGGAGTCGACATCAGTAAGGATGTCTTTGATGTACATGGTAGTAACATTGGTCACAGCCAGTATAAGAACGATGAAACGGGATTCAGGAAATACCTTAAGGAATTGCCCCAAGGTTCATTGGTGGTTATGGAAGCTACCGGTTATTATCATTATAGACTTGCACAGTTTCTTTACAAAAACGGAGTAATCGTTTCTGTTGTAAATCCATTGTCCATAAAGCGTTTCATACAAATGAAACTGGCCAAGGTAAAGACGGACAAAAGTGATGCAAAGGCTATTTGTGAATACGCTTTGTCCAATGATGTTCCACTCTACAATTCCTTGACGGATACCCAGAGTGAATGTTTACAGTTGTTCCGGTTATTGGACACCTATTTAAAACAACGTACCGCAACTAAGAACAAGATACATGGAGAAGCTGTTCTGGGTATTCCCTCAAAGTTTGTCCATCGTTCCTTGGTGCGTAACAAGAAGCAGCTTGATAAGGAGGTGATAGCCATCGAATCAAAAATCCTTTCCTTGGTAAAAGAAGACCAACAAGAGCAATTGACCTTAATCACCAGTATACCGGGAATAGGTCAAAAGACCGCATTGTTCTTGATAGTTGTGACGGATGGTTTTTCCAAGTTCGAGAATGCATCACAGCTCTGTAGTTATGTCGGAATTACCCCAACGATCAGAGAATCGGGGAGCAGCGTTAGAGGTCGTGCACGGATAAGCAAAGTGGGCAATAGAAAGCTACGTAATCTTTTGTTCCTATGTTCCTTTACCGCCTGCAAGCACAACAAGGCATGTAAGGAGGTATATGAGCGAATCGTGAACAAGGGGAAGAGCAAGAAACTGGCATTGATAGCTGTAGCCAACAAGCTTCTTAAACAGAGTTTTGCAATCGCCAGATCCGGATTGCCCTATGATGAGGGTTTTGTCTCTGTTCTGACTAGAAGGTAG
- a CDS encoding toxin-antitoxin system YwqK family antitoxin, with protein MKKITLLFLFVSNFIFSQTLVKTYYDPYSKTKIKEVYQVKPNTPTINGYYKLYDEYGNLLEHRNYTNNKLNGKSTTYVGANEASVTYGGVQSLGKISDVANYKNGRLNGERLRYNFSENGKRYLEFRQTYKNDILVSNTIYFPNGQEKKILKIGKSFEYYENGNKFAEYTINENEQIDGEYLGWSKSGYLEVKGFLVNGEKDGAWIEYNEDGTIKSKDLYELGKLMPTQEEQEIARQKEIEKAKKEEERRKLLEEKRLAEQKETERIKKIEEERLALTKKVNELSKEFELQIKNIEKLYVVEDKAGSMLFDETVYKTKKKHLYNAYAIATNYVKAELRKTDDLQQKVDLLTLGIGLSEKMNELRNTKSRDLEKKLKRIDKPLEIIETLGVKK; from the coding sequence ATGAAAAAAATTACTTTATTATTCTTATTCGTCTCAAATTTTATCTTTTCTCAAACATTGGTAAAAACATATTACGACCCCTATTCTAAAACCAAAATAAAAGAAGTTTATCAGGTAAAACCAAATACACCAACAATAAACGGTTATTATAAACTTTACGATGAATATGGAAATTTATTGGAACATCGAAACTATACGAATAACAAGCTGAATGGCAAATCAACAACTTATGTTGGAGCAAATGAGGCGTCTGTAACTTATGGAGGTGTTCAGAGTTTAGGTAAAATATCTGATGTAGCTAATTACAAAAATGGTCGATTAAATGGCGAAAGATTAAGATACAATTTTAGCGAAAATGGTAAACGATATTTAGAATTCAGACAGACTTATAAAAATGATATTCTCGTTAGCAATACAATTTACTTTCCAAATGGTCAAGAGAAAAAAATATTAAAGATTGGGAAAAGCTTTGAGTACTATGAAAATGGGAACAAATTTGCTGAATACACAATAAATGAAAACGAACAGATTGATGGCGAATATTTAGGTTGGAGCAAATCTGGCTATTTAGAGGTAAAAGGTTTTTTAGTAAATGGCGAAAAAGATGGTGCTTGGATTGAATACAACGAAGATGGTACAATAAAATCAAAAGACTTATACGAATTGGGCAAGCTAATGCCAACACAAGAAGAACAAGAAATAGCTCGCCAAAAGGAAATAGAAAAAGCAAAAAAAGAAGAAGAAAGAAGGAAACTACTTGAAGAAAAACGATTGGCGGAACAAAAAGAGACCGAACGAATAAAAAAAATTGAAGAAGAAAGACTTGCTTTGACCAAAAAGGTCAATGAGCTATCAAAAGAGTTCGAGCTACAAATCAAAAACATTGAGAAATTATATGTAGTGGAGGATAAAGCTGGGTCAATGCTTTTTGACGAAACAGTTTATAAGACCAAAAAGAAACATTTGTATAACGCCTATGCAATTGCAACAAATTATGTCAAGGCTGAATTGAGAAAGACAGACGATTTGCAACAGAAAGTCGATTTGTTAACTTTAGGTATTGGGTTATCTGAAAAAATGAACGAATTAAGAAATACAAAAAGTAGAGATTTAGAGAAGAAACTAAAAAGGATTGACAAACCTTTGGAAATAATAGAAACACTCGGAGTGAAAAAATAA
- a CDS encoding CFI-box-CTERM domain-containing protein translates to MKYYSEFTTEYVNDICRELSAKGVIADKFENKPFEPESFETLTNFLQNHIVRSLDIFTYLDNLGLVNRGKCPYTGQRIDESFPSWSFMNNRRVYVSHEGYAIMQKEDEEEYEKIMGHPKPQKSASSGKGGCYIATACYGNEFAPEVLHLKLFRDNILAKNYFGRLFIKTYYLVSPPIAEKLKNKEKLNAFIRNQILNKIVKRIQ, encoded by the coding sequence ATGAAATATTATTCAGAATTTACCACAGAATATGTAAATGACATTTGCAGAGAATTAAGTGCAAAAGGAGTCATAGCCGACAAATTTGAAAATAAACCATTTGAACCAGAAAGTTTTGAAACACTAACTAATTTTCTACAAAATCATATCGTTAGGTCACTTGACATTTTTACATATTTAGACAATTTAGGTTTGGTCAACAGAGGAAAATGTCCATATACTGGACAAAGAATTGACGAATCCTTTCCAAGTTGGTCTTTTATGAATAATCGAAGAGTTTATGTTTCTCACGAAGGTTATGCAATAATGCAAAAAGAAGACGAAGAGGAATATGAAAAAATTATGGGACATCCTAAACCTCAAAAAAGTGCATCAAGCGGAAAAGGTGGATGTTACATTGCAACTGCTTGCTATGGAAATGAGTTTGCACCTGAAGTTTTACATTTAAAACTATTCCGAGATAATATTTTAGCTAAAAACTATTTTGGCAGACTTTTTATAAAAACCTATTATTTGGTTTCACCACCAATTGCAGAAAAACTAAAAAACAAAGAGAAATTAAATGCTTTTATCCGAAATCAGATTTTAAACAAAATCGTAAAACGCATTCAATAA